A window of the Solidesulfovibrio fructosivorans JJ] genome harbors these coding sequences:
- a CDS encoding PAS domain S-box protein, which translates to MALAVAALCAIAFFDLPLFHVLSEMTCIIAGVAAFLVIWNARAFVEHAFFLVIGLAFLIAAGFDTAYLLLTAGLTRLPLPPGLAGAVWTGSHIAFALSLCVGAWMLGRTKTAAGYPQALVLGLNLLLMLAFAALATMPGATGPHATLFPDAPLDRLPPSLLFIGAGLGLLRYRDRLATPVVRLLLGATACLALSDAAFAWPGDALWPRVIGHATKVLGYALSCQAIVVTGISRPYDLLFREIGLREQDLNNRLVRLGAQAQAIFELSSLEALESGEFKSFAATLLTRAMSVLGVARSGIWVLSPDRERLLCLLGSGSGQADTGVELSRADYPDYFEAIAHERVIVAENAAASPLTRDLAESFLEERGIASLLDAPFRFSGRLAGVLSLRHVGNPRRFADDEQAFAGSLADTLSLALETSERRRAARELAASEQRLRSLLDAMPDPVCFKDADGRWIVANPAQIEVFGLGGVSWKGQTDASLAASSSGDRQALAAAAVTDAHAWATREVSVFGLSLTGADGNTRHFDVIKAPLFHDDGRPKGLVILSRDITAYRDALSRLRESNEELEAIYNETSDGLIIADAVDQRIVRVNAAACRMFDYKPQQLTALSPWDLHPEDERERSITRFREINAGRLHLMEAIPCSRKAGHVFYADIAAQPITYGGRPAILGFFRDISERRAAGQALAASEERFRKVFNSTYDAIFLHDADGVILDCNDKMLELYGVRREEAFRFSIENDYSAPDNPPGRILDYWREVMSGEERFFEWKARRPHDGSVFYVEVYLRRLKLPERDVILANVRDVTERRRVLAALAARQSEISALNRDLSRRVNEETEKNRQKDILLLNQTRLAAMGEMIGNIAHQWRQPLNALSILLANMRFEYENVCEGDTASLIAAHRQAGEILRKMSSTIDDFRNFFKPDKQREPFLVVTAISDALLLIEASLAQHGVAVRFTARHNPRVLGFHGEFSQVVLNLLSNAKDSILTTRQRGGVIAIRVMARQGQAVIHITDNGGGIPEAIQERVFDPYFTTKTDTDGTGLGLYMSKTIVEDHLNGRLTARNVRDGARLTIRIPLDQPKGAASPAAASTPQAS; encoded by the coding sequence CTTCTTCGACCTGCCGCTTTTCCACGTCCTGTCGGAGATGACCTGCATCATCGCGGGGGTGGCCGCCTTTCTGGTCATCTGGAACGCCAGGGCCTTTGTCGAGCACGCCTTTTTCCTGGTCATCGGGCTGGCCTTCCTGATCGCCGCCGGCTTCGACACCGCCTATTTGCTGCTGACCGCCGGCCTGACCCGCCTGCCGCTGCCGCCGGGGCTCGCCGGCGCCGTTTGGACCGGCTCCCACATCGCCTTTGCCCTGTCGCTTTGCGTCGGGGCCTGGATGCTGGGACGGACCAAAACCGCCGCCGGCTACCCCCAGGCCCTGGTCCTCGGCCTCAACCTGCTCCTGATGCTGGCCTTCGCCGCCCTGGCGACCATGCCCGGGGCTACCGGGCCGCATGCCACGCTATTCCCGGACGCGCCGTTGGACCGCCTGCCGCCGTCGCTGCTTTTCATCGGAGCGGGCCTTGGGCTCCTTCGCTACCGCGACCGGCTGGCCACCCCCGTGGTGCGGCTGCTGCTCGGGGCCACGGCCTGCCTGGCCCTTTCCGACGCGGCCTTCGCCTGGCCGGGAGACGCCCTCTGGCCGCGCGTCATCGGCCATGCGACCAAGGTGCTGGGCTATGCCCTCAGCTGCCAGGCCATCGTGGTCACGGGCATAAGCCGCCCCTACGACCTGCTCTTCCGGGAAATCGGCCTGCGCGAGCAGGACCTCAACAACCGGCTGGTGCGCCTGGGGGCCCAGGCCCAGGCCATTTTCGAGTTGAGCAGCCTCGAGGCCCTGGAGTCCGGCGAATTCAAGTCCTTCGCCGCCACGCTGCTCACGCGCGCCATGAGCGTGCTCGGCGTGGCCCGGTCCGGCATCTGGGTCCTCTCCCCCGACCGGGAGCGCCTGCTGTGCCTGCTCGGCAGCGGATCGGGACAGGCGGACACGGGGGTCGAACTTTCCCGGGCCGATTATCCGGACTACTTCGAGGCCATCGCCCACGAGCGGGTCATCGTGGCCGAAAACGCGGCCGCCTCGCCCCTGACGCGGGACCTGGCCGAAAGCTTTCTCGAAGAGCGCGGCATCGCCTCGCTGCTCGACGCGCCCTTTCGCTTCTCTGGCCGCCTGGCCGGGGTGCTCTCCCTGCGCCACGTCGGCAACCCGCGACGTTTCGCCGACGACGAGCAGGCCTTTGCCGGTTCCCTGGCCGACACCCTGTCCCTGGCCCTGGAGACCTCCGAACGCCGCCGCGCCGCCCGGGAGCTGGCCGCCAGCGAACAGCGCCTGCGCTCGCTGCTCGACGCCATGCCAGACCCGGTCTGCTTCAAGGACGCCGACGGCCGCTGGATCGTGGCCAACCCGGCCCAGATCGAGGTTTTCGGGCTGGGCGGCGTTTCCTGGAAGGGGCAGACGGACGCGTCCCTGGCCGCCAGCAGCTCCGGTGACCGGCAGGCGTTGGCCGCCGCGGCCGTGACCGACGCGCACGCCTGGGCCACCCGGGAGGTCAGTGTTTTCGGCCTGTCCCTGACCGGCGCCGACGGCAATACCCGGCATTTCGACGTGATCAAGGCTCCGCTTTTTCACGACGACGGCCGGCCCAAGGGGCTTGTGATCCTCTCCCGCGACATCACCGCCTATCGGGACGCTCTGTCCCGGCTGCGGGAATCCAACGAAGAGCTGGAGGCCATCTACAACGAGACCTCCGACGGGCTGATCATCGCCGATGCGGTCGACCAGAGAATCGTGCGGGTCAACGCCGCCGCCTGCCGCATGTTCGATTACAAGCCGCAGCAATTGACGGCCCTGTCGCCCTGGGACCTGCATCCGGAAGACGAACGGGAACGCTCGATCACGCGGTTTCGCGAAATCAATGCCGGCAGGCTGCACCTCATGGAAGCCATCCCCTGCAGCCGCAAGGCCGGGCACGTCTTTTACGCGGACATCGCGGCCCAGCCCATTACCTACGGCGGCCGGCCGGCCATCCTGGGCTTTTTCCGCGACATCTCCGAACGCCGGGCGGCTGGGCAGGCGCTGGCGGCCTCCGAGGAGCGCTTCCGCAAAGTCTTCAACAGCACCTACGACGCCATTTTCCTGCACGACGCGGACGGCGTCATCCTGGACTGCAACGACAAGATGCTCGAGCTCTACGGCGTGCGCCGCGAGGAAGCCTTCCGTTTCTCCATCGAGAACGACTACTCCGCCCCGGACAATCCCCCCGGGAGAATCCTCGACTACTGGCGGGAGGTCATGTCCGGCGAGGAGCGTTTTTTCGAATGGAAGGCCCGCCGCCCCCACGACGGCAGCGTCTTTTACGTTGAGGTCTACCTGCGGCGGTTAAAATTGCCCGAACGCGACGTCATCCTGGCCAACGTGCGCGACGTCACGGAGCGCAGGCGGGTGCTGGCCGCCCTGGCCGCCCGGCAATCGGAAATATCGGCGCTCAACCGCGACCTCTCCCGGCGGGTGAACGAGGAAACCGAAAAAAACCGGCAAAAGGACATTCTGCTCCTCAACCAGACCAGGCTTGCGGCCATGGGCGAGATGATCGGCAACATCGCCCACCAGTGGCGGCAACCCCTAAACGCCCTGTCCATCCTCCTGGCCAACATGCGTTTCGAATACGAGAACGTCTGCGAGGGCGACACCGCAAGCCTCATCGCCGCACACCGCCAGGCCGGCGAGATCCTGCGCAAGATGTCCTCGACCATCGACGACTTCCGCAATTTCTTCAAACCCGACAAGCAGCGCGAACCCTTCCTCGTGGTGACGGCCATAAGCGACGCCCTGCTTCTTATCGAGGCGAGCCTGGCCCAGCACGGCGTGGCCGTGCGTTTCACGGCCCGGCACAATCCCCGGGTCCTGGGCTTCCACGGCGAATTCTCCCAGGTCGTGCTCAACCTGCTCAGCAACGCCAAGGATTCCATCCTGACCACCCGGCAACGTGGCGGGGTCATCGCCATCCGGGTCATGGCCCGCCAAGGCCAGGCCGTCATCCACATCACGGACAACGGCGGCGGCATCCCGGAGGCCATCCAGGAGCGCGTCTTCGACCCCTACTTCACCACCAAGACCGACACGGACGGCACGGGGCTCGGGCTCTACATGTCCAAGACCATCGTTGAGGACCACTTAAACGGCCGGCTCACGGCGCGAAACGTCCGCGACGGGGCGCGCCTGACCATCCGCATTCCCCTCGATCAGCCGAAAGGGGCCGCCAGCCCCGCCGCCGCGTCAACGCCCCAAGCCTCCTGA
- a CDS encoding GGDEF domain-containing response regulator, whose product MMKPSKKKYRPLSKLHLLVVEDEALAREQMGLLLSRFAAKLTTAGDGVDGLEAFRRERPDIVVTDISMPRMDGLDMAANIKKEAPDVPVVLVTAHSDTEFFLRSIDIGIDGYVVKPVDADKLLARLVRLAAGQLETRAASARARLFQFTLDINPNFILTLDGGEVDYVNRTFLDFLGAADLPALKEGRHAGRVLELDGRRHEAADFDWAGRIDARPDVTHQAVFSLLPAEPGQERTFLVSSAAFPELDRRILTFTDITPLAEERRQLITRATTDALTGIANRAGIDEALARERNRAARNAKPLCVIMFDIDHFKDVNDSLGHQAGDAVLAALTGLVSGLVRGHDILGRYGGEEFLVVAPETDMEQGRLLAERLRAAVEAHAFPAAGKVTCSFGLAMLDADESAHALVARADAALYRAKETGRNRVAG is encoded by the coding sequence ATGATGAAACCGTCCAAGAAAAAATACCGTCCCCTGTCCAAGCTCCATCTCCTGGTCGTGGAGGACGAGGCGCTCGCCCGGGAGCAGATGGGGCTTTTGCTGTCGCGCTTCGCCGCGAAGCTGACCACGGCCGGCGACGGGGTCGATGGACTCGAAGCCTTTCGCCGCGAGCGCCCAGACATCGTGGTCACCGACATCAGCATGCCCCGGATGGACGGCCTGGACATGGCCGCGAACATCAAGAAAGAGGCCCCCGACGTGCCGGTGGTGCTGGTCACCGCCCACAGCGACACGGAATTCTTCCTGCGCTCCATCGACATCGGCATCGACGGCTACGTGGTCAAACCGGTGGACGCCGACAAACTCCTCGCACGGCTCGTCAGACTCGCCGCCGGCCAGCTGGAAACCCGGGCCGCTTCCGCCCGGGCCCGGCTTTTCCAGTTCACCCTGGACATCAACCCCAACTTCATCCTGACCCTCGACGGCGGCGAGGTGGACTACGTCAACCGGACCTTTCTGGATTTCCTCGGCGCGGCGGACCTGCCGGCCCTCAAGGAGGGGCGGCATGCCGGCCGGGTGCTGGAACTCGACGGCCGCCGCCACGAAGCCGCGGATTTCGACTGGGCCGGCCGCATCGACGCCCGGCCGGACGTCACGCATCAGGCGGTCTTCTCGCTCCTGCCCGCCGAACCCGGCCAGGAGCGCACCTTCCTCGTGTCCTCGGCCGCCTTTCCGGAACTCGACCGCCGCATCCTGACCTTCACCGACATCACGCCCCTGGCCGAGGAGCGCCGCCAGCTCATCACCCGGGCCACCACCGACGCCCTGACCGGCATCGCCAACCGGGCCGGCATCGACGAGGCCCTGGCCCGCGAACGGAACCGGGCGGCGCGAAACGCCAAGCCCCTTTGCGTCATCATGTTCGACATCGACCACTTCAAGGACGTCAACGACAGCCTTGGCCATCAGGCCGGGGACGCGGTGCTGGCGGCACTGACCGGGCTCGTGTCCGGGCTCGTGCGCGGCCACGACATCCTGGGGCGCTACGGCGGAGAGGAATTTCTGGTCGTCGCGCCCGAGACGGACATGGAGCAGGGGCGACTTCTGGCCGAACGGTTGCGCGCGGCAGTGGAGGCCCATGCCTTCCCGGCGGCGGGAAAAGTGACGTGCAGCTTCGGCCTGGCCATGCTCGACGCCGACGAGTCCGCCCATGCGCTGGTCGCCCGGGCCGACGCCGCCCTGTACCGGGCCAAGGAGACGGGCCGCAACCGGGTCGCGGGCTGA